A genomic segment from Eremothecium gossypii ATCC 10895 chromosome III, complete sequence encodes:
- a CDS encoding ACL193Cp (Syntenic homolog of Saccharomyces cerevisiae YGR041W (BUD9) and YLR353W (BUD8)), which produces MSYIRSLLDQQDSQEDSTDPETNSSTSSAGSGLLCGLQHSQARRTDSFFRESFNSPKATARSTNSPPKMDSRVSVYSQAASGTTLENDQATITQHSRPFLPALMSSSRTLANRRSVATQRDHDSQPPQSGGSSSMESTHTQVPSPTDTLLSDSRSPAKSISSRGKPGLSNYRLPNNSFAESLESHVPVHQQNTSASSSDNMRVDSHKTMPGSYLLSDRIAQEPIEEEQESDTDMYTTARYSFSSKRGSHMAHNVPYVFRTTSNWATLSTAPDGSIASLVEASNIMHDTLENEAKASQTSKSSRHATSEHGSPQKEAATKGSRISLPLQSLRSKSDKGEHTTPSSKPKSRHGSRDLNVHSKAASASPASGLDSSPQSSAMSSDPLLARPQRSRSKSMDSADYELQQIYQYYEYKGIRRHMMDLEKGCTTVRETDSDQFSPSQWTKSTLFSIPRVMLILFFGLFIPPLLFMIGGGTYSGVSDRILIKMIIHKAHRHKADRGYLWDVDVRWFRRLAIAVGVVELLTIIALIGVGFGLGLATE; this is translated from the coding sequence ATGTCGTACATAAGGTCACTGTTAGACCAGCAGGATAGCCAAGAAGACTCTACTGACCCTGAAACAAATTCTTCGACCTCATCTGCCGGCTCGGGCCTGCTGTGTGGTCTACAGCACAGCCAAGCCCGGCGCACAGACTCTTTCTTCCGCGAATCCTTTAACTCCCCGAAGGCCACAGCGCGCTCGACAAACTCACCGCCCAAGATGGACTCCAGAGTGTCAGTATACAGTCAGGCTGCAAGTGGCACAACATTAGAAAATGACCAAGCTACGATTACACAACATTCCAGACCGTTCCTACCCGCATTGATGAGCTCCTCCCGGACGCTGGCAAATCGGAGAAGCGTCGCTACACAGAGAGACCACGATAGTCAGCCGCCACAGAGCGGCGGATCCTCGAGTATGGAATCAACCCACACACAAGTACCAAGCCCAACAGACACTTTATTATCTGATTCGCGGTCACCAGCTAAATCGATATCCAGCAGAGGCAAGCCCGGACTAAGCAACTATCGCTTACCGAATAATAGCTTTGCAGAAAGCCTTGAGTCCCATGTGCCTGTGCACCAGCAGAACACATCTGCATCGTCCAGCGATAATATGCGAGTAGATAGTCATAAAACCATGCCTGGTTCCTACCTACTTTCGGATCGCATCGCCCAGGAGCCCATCGAGGAAGAACAAGAAAGCGACACAGATATGTATACTACCGCTCGCTACAGCTTTTCAAGCAAAAGAGGGTCACACATGGCCCACAACGTTCCCTATGTTTTCCGGACCACCTCAAACTGGGCCACATTATCCACGGCCCCCGATGGATCTATCGCTTCTCTAGTTGAAGCCTCAAACATAATGCATGACACGCTAGAAAATGAAGCTAAGGCTTCGCAAACAAGCAAAAGTTCGCGGCACGCTACCTCTGAACACGGCTCTCCGCAGAAGGAAGCGGCGACCAAAGGCAGCAGGATATCGCTGCCACTGCAATCCCTGCGCAGCAAGAGCGACAAGGGGGAACACACCACGCCGTCCTCCAAGCCAAAATCGCGGCACGGTAGCCGCGACCTCAACGTGCACTCCAAGGCCGCCAGTGCGAGCCCCGCGAGCGGTCTCGACAGCTCGCCGCAGAGCAGCGCGATGTCCTCAGACCCCCTTCTCGCGCGGCCCCAGCGAAGCCGCAGCAAAAGCATGGACTCGGCGGACTACGAACTCCAGCAGATCTACCAGTACTATGAGTACAAGGGCATTCGTCGCCACATGATGGACCTAGAAAAGGGCTGCACCACTGTCCGCGAAACCGACAGCGACCAGTTCAGCCCCTCACAGTGGACCAAGTCCACCCTTTTCAGCATTCCGCGCGTCATGCTCATCCTGTTCTTCGGGCTTTTCATTCCGCCCCTTCTATTTATGATTGGCGGAGGCACGTATTCGGGCGTCTCCGATCGCATTCTTATAAAGATGATCATTCACAAGGCCCATCGCCACAAGGCCGACCGTGGCTATCTCTGGGATGTCGATGTACGATGGTTCCGCCGCCTCGCCATCGCCGTGGGCGTCGTCGAACTCCTCACCATTATAGCGCTGATAGGCGTGGGCTTCGGCCTGGGCCTCGCCACAGAATAG
- the LUG1 gene encoding Lug1p (Syntenic homolog of Saccharomyces cerevisiae YLR352W): MGEEFVGRKQLPPEIVYEILSYQFRDLMSNDHPPSSEKYHNNLRMFLRSNSTVNKTFNHVCRVLTYRYLNFTTARCFNKILEVLKHDKTGLSGLVQVADFQELTSIGLGRTGEMNRIIKNLTNETLFEFLQLTTHSLREFLASEHIQGDLDEQVIYHLVRPGSLFNVLDFCGCSGPSFTETFVRVIDRLYDADSDEPREQNYQLTSVGLNDCTDLPALTLGRFLKTQPELQKLDLSHTSIDDHTLLHSLPHWKNLTHLSLACCSQLTPRAILEFFSYHPAITDENNTTLQWLNLKAHKHTSSWTETQTMFLLKKLCRYGHNNTLQYLNIDGLPLHYSEDNKITKTPYYYQCQDTLKFIKWNFPKLKSLSIRKSSVPIPSLVKLLSSFDSYEEENVEDMSPSSPRSPLLEGALPVPSQQLKFLDVAGNSYINKWTINDPALFTCSDSLVALEVSFECWQQIESRANSEVIFMRPKSPNNSRSSIIQDYSRVEEVKWKCYIDASYGRRYWLFRTDDYLNGDDLDARGSVTRYDEEGNRVIDITKQPDFLKFAQNKIMLGCGIVSLNSVRRHNTYRDTKPPISRFFQKDGKLTMGGSRTLPIRSPRLPPGAWRHVNNETIMSTDAELDDIPDSAASNNYQLSPGGVELNFGHQEPLRRSGTRDGLYWDRSVTDLHLLGATEPAITGRPDSLMTIGSNHASAAADEYDTSYDYLNNPELQRRRSQFSLFRRRPSSIPNESVIPRPSLLTKTFKNHALMARGLPPQYYNMYPYRDLLRDSCIYYSPSAETNERYRKHLEMVQEYEVFGCLERGMYRYYSLRT; this comes from the coding sequence ATGGGCGAAGAGTTCGTAGGCAGAAAGCAGCTGCCCCCTGAGATAGTGTACGAGATACTCTCGTACCAGTTCCGGGACTTAATGTCCAACGACCACCCGCCCAGCAGCGAAAAGTATCATAACAACCTTCGCATGTTTCTGCGCAGCAATTCAACCGTGAATAAGACATTCAACCACGTCTGCCGAGTTCTTACATACCGCTATCTCAACTTCACTACGGCCCGGTGTTTCAACAAGATACTAGAGGTGTTGAAACATGACAAGACCGGCCTCAGTGGGCTTGTACAGGTCGCAGATTTCCAGGAGCTCACATCTATCGGGCTAGGACGTACCGGTGAGATGAACAGGATCATTAAAAACTTGACGAATGAGACACTCTTTGAATTCCTGCAGCTGACAACTCATTCGCTGCGTGAGTTTTTGGCCAGCGAACACATACAGGGCGACTTGGACGAGCAAGTCATCTACCACTTGGTGCGACCCGGATCGTTGTTTAATGTGTTGGATTTTTGCGGTTGTTCAGGACCATCGTTCACCGAAACTTTTGTTAGGGTTATTGACAGACTATATGATGCTGACTCCGACGAACCACGGGAGCAAAATTACCAATTGACGTCTGTTGGGCTCAATGACTGCACAGATCTGCCTGCATTGACACTTGGCAGGTTCCTAAAGACTCAACCAGAGCTCCAGAAGCTTGATCTGTCGCACACGTCCATCGATGACCACACCTTGCTTCATAGCTTACCTCACTGGAAGAACTTAACACATCTTTCACTCGCATGCTGCTCACAGCTAACTCCGCGAGCAATTCTGGAATTCTTTAGCTATCATCCCGCTATTACTGATGAAAATAATACTACGTTGCAATGGCTAAATCTCAAGGCTCATAAGCATACCTCTTCATGGACGGAGACGCAGACGATGTTTTTGTTAAAGAAGCTTTGTCGATATGGCCACAATAATACCCTGCAATATCTAAATATAGATGGGCTGCCATTACATTATTCTGAAGATAACAAGATAACGAAAACGCCATATTACTATCAGTGCCAAGATACACTGAAGTTTATAAAGTGGAACTTCCCGAAGCTCAAGTCACTAAGTATTAGAAAATCCAGTGTGCCAATCCCAAGTTTGGTGAAATTACTTTCTTCGTTCGATAGCTATGAGGAGGAGAATGTCGAAGACATGTCGCCGAGCTCACCCAGATCACCCCTCTTAGAGGGGGCCCTCCCTGTTCCGTCGCAGCAGTTAAAGTTTTTGGATGTTGCCGGCAACTCATATATTAATAAATGGACCATTAATGATCCCGCATTATTTACATGTTCTGACTCGCTAGTGGCGTTGGAGGTTTCTTTCGAGTGTTGGCAGCAGATTGAAAGCAGAGCGAATTCTGAAGTGATATTCATGCGGCCAAAAAGTCCCAATAACAGCAGGAGTTCTATCATCCAAGATTACTCAAGAGTTGAAGAAGTTAAGTGGAAGTGTTACATAGATGCTTCCTACGGTAGGCGCTACTGGCTGTTCCGGACGGATGATTATCTTAACGGTGATGATTTAGATGCCCGAGGATCTGTTACGAGGTACGATGAAGAAGGAAATAGGGTAATAGATATTACCAAACAGCCGGATTTCCTGAAGTTTGCGCAAAACAAAATAATGCTTGGCTGCGGCATAGTCTCACTCAACAGTGTGCGGCGCCACAACACCTACCGCGATACAAAACCGCCGATATCACGTTTCTTCCAGAAAGACGGTAAGCTTACGATGGGCGGCAGCAGAACGCTGCCCATCAGAAGCCCGCGGCTTCCACCTGGCGCCTGGAGACACGTGAACAATGAAACCATCATGAGTACAGACGCGGAGTTAGACGATATCCCAGATAGCGCGGCTTCCAATAACTATCAGCTTTCGCCTGGTGGCGTTGAGCTCAATTTTGGCCACCAAGAGCCCCTAAGGAGAAGCGGGACCAGAGACGGTCTTTACTGGGACCGATCCGTCACCGACCTCCACTTACTGGGTGCCACCGAACCTGCTATTACGGGCAGGCCCGACAGTCTCATGACCATTGGCAGCAATCACGccagcgcggccgccgaTGAGTATGATACTAGCTATGACTACCTCAACAACCCCGAGTTACAGAGGAGACGCTCCCAATTTAGTCTTttccgccgccgccccagcAGCATCCCGAATGAGAGCGTAATCCCCAGGCCTTCGTTGTTAACTAAGACATTTAAAAATCATGCTCTGATGGCAAGAGGCCTGCCCCCACAGTACTATAATATGTATCCCTACCGGGACCTCCTCCGCGACAGCTGCATTTACTATTCTCCATCTGCAGAGACAAACGAAAGATACCGGAAACACCTGGAAATGGTGCAGGAATACGAAGTATTCGGTTGCCTTGAGAGGGGCATGTACAGATACTATAGCTTGAGGACTTAG
- the KSS1 gene encoding mitogen-activated serine/threonine-protein kinase KSS1 (Syntenic homolog of Saccharomyces cerevisiae YGR040W (KSS1)): MPRTITFDIPSHYKLVDLIGEGAYGIVCSAIHKPTGTKVAIKKIQPFTRPMFVTRTLRELKLLKFFHSHENIISVLDIVRPTSYQDFEAVYLVQELMETDLQRIISQPNSFLSDDHIQYFTYQILRALKSLHSAQVIHRDLKPSNLLLNSSCDLKLCDFGLSRCLASSDRSRENMVGFMTEYVATRWYRAPEIMLSFQEYTTAMDIWSCGCILAEMISGKPLFPGRDYHHQLWIILEILGTPSFEDFEQIKSKRAKAYIANLPMRPKIPWNVALSTNDINPLAMDLLDKMLTFNPDKRISAADALKHPYLETYHDAEDEPDYELLNLQDNFWKVDNEARQKTEEEELSMDTLKAMLYEEVMKPLQ, translated from the coding sequence ATGCCAAGGACGATCACGTTCGACATTCCATCGCACTACAAGCTGGTGGACCTGATTGGCGAGGGCGCTTATGGGATCGTATGCTCTGCCATCCACAAGCCGACGGGGACGAAGGTCGCCATTAAGAAGATCCAGCCGTTCACGAGGCCCATGTTCGTAACGCGGACACTGCGGgagctgaagctgctgaAGTTCTTCCACAGCCATGAGAACATTATCTCGGTGCTGGACATCGTGCGGCCCACGTCGTACCAGGACTTCGAGGCGGTATACCTGGTGCAGGAGCTGATGGAGACGGACCTGCAGCGGATTATCTCACAGCCGAACAGCTTCCTGTCGGACGACCACATACAGTACTTTACGTACCAGATCCTTCGCGCATTGAAGTCGCTTCACTCTGCCCAGGTGATACATCGCGACCTGAAGCCGTCgaacctgctgctgaaTTCCAGCTGTGACCTGAAGCTGTGTGATTTTGGGCTCTCGCGCTGCCTTGCCTCGAGTGACCGCTCGCGCGAGAACATGGTGGGCTTCATGACCGAGTATGTGGCGACGCGTTGGTACCGTGCGCCCGAAATCATGCTTTCGTTCCAGGAGTACACGACCGCGATGGACATCTGGTCCTGTGGCTGCATTCTTGCGGAGATGATCAGCGGGAAGCCGCTGTTCCCGGGGCGCGACTACCATCACCAGCTGTGGATTATCCTGGAGATCCTCGGCACCCCTTCCTTCGAGGACTTTGAGCAGATCAAGAGCAAGCGAGCAAAGGCCTACATCGCGAATCTGCCCATGCGGCCGAAGATCCCCTGGAACGTGGCGCTCAGCACAAACGACATCAACCCCCTCGCCATGGACCTCCTGGATAAAATGCTCACATTCAACCCTGACAAGCGCATCAGTGCCGCGGACGCATTGAAGCATCCTTACCTTGAGACCTACCACGACGCGGAGGACGAGCCCGACTACGAGCTGCTTAACCTCCAGGATAACTTCTGGAAGGTCGATAACGAAGCCCGCCAGAAGACAgaagaggaggagctgTCCATGGATACACTCAAGGCGATGCTTTACGAGGAGGTTATGAAACCGTTGCAGTGA
- the NIT3 gene encoding putative hydrolase (Syntenic homolog of Saccharomyces cerevisiae YLR351C (NIT3)) has product MSEILRAKVKVALVQLAGSSASKAANLARAGQFIERAMTEQPDTGLVVLPECFNAPYEIGKFREFAEVAAEGPESPSVGFLAGQARRWGVTLVGGTIPELEPDTQRVYNTCLVFDGKGALVGKHRKVHLFDVDIPGKITFTESRTLAAGRHVTQVDTPAGALGVGVCYDLRFPELAMVCARRGAYAMVYPSAFNTTTGPLHWHLLARARSVDNQIYTLLCSPARVAGASYQAYGHSLVVDPTGRVVAEAGEGEEILYATLDPAELDWVRRAIPVTRQRRFDVYADVAASSP; this is encoded by the coding sequence ATGTCTGAGATTCTGCGTGCAAAGGTCAAAGTGGCACTCGTGCAGCTGGCCGGGTCATCCGCCAGCAAGGCGGCGAacctggcgcgcgccgggcAGTTCATAGAGCGCGCGATGACGGAGCAGCCAGACACGGGGCTGGTGGTGCTGCCGGAGTGCTTCAACGCGCCGTACGAGATTGGCAAGTTCCGCGAGTTCGCGGAGGTGGCGGCAGAGGGCCCGGAGTCGCCGTCGGTGGGCTTCCTGGCGgggcaggcgcggcggtgGGGCGTGACGCTGGTGGGCGGGACGATCCCCGAGCTGGAGCCGGACACGCAGCGGGTCTACAACACGTGCCTGGTGTTCGACGGCAAGGGCGCTCTAGTCGGCAAGCACCGCAAGGTGCACCTGTTCGACGTGGACATCCCCGGCAAGATCACGTTCACAGAAAGCCGGACGCTGGCCGCGGGGCGGCACGTGACCCAGGTGGACACGCCGGCTGGCGCGCTCGGCGTCGGCGTGTGCTACGACCTGCGCTTCCCGGAACTGGCCATGGtgtgcgcgcggcgcggcgcgtACGCAATGGTGTACCCCAGCGCGTTCAACACGACGACCGGGCCGCTGCATTGGCACCTGCtcgcccgcgcgcgcagcgtcGACAACCAGATCTACACGCTGCTGTGCTCGCCCGCGCGCGTCGCCGGCGCGTCGTACCAGGCGTACGGCCACTCGCTCGTCGTCGACCCCACCGGCCGCGTCGTCGCAGAGGCCGGCGAGGGTGAGGAGATCCTGTACGCGACGCTCGACCCCGCGGAGCTCGACTGGGTGCGCCGCGCCATCCCCGTCACGCGCCAGCGGCGCTTCGACGTCTACGCGGACGTCGCGGCCTCCTCCCCTTAG
- the ORM2 gene encoding sphingolipid homeostasis protein ORM2 (Syntenic homolog of Saccharomyces cerevisiae YGR038W (ORM1) and YLR350W (ORM2)) — protein sequence MTQLKTFPSYGSERMVVEPVSDHRRRRSSSIISHVEPETFEEENDQQLLPNMNATWVEQRGAWGIHVVIIVLLKVFYNLVPGLSNEWSWTMTNMTYVVGSYIMFHLMKGTPFEFNGGAYDNLTMWEQLDNGMLYTPTRKFLISVPIALFLLSTHYTRYDLQLFVLNFVLTTMVAVVPKLPLTHRVRISIPGITGPAQIG from the coding sequence ATGACACAACTGAAGACGTTCCCGTCGTATGGGAGCGAGCGGATGGTGGTGGAGCCGGTCAGCGACcaccggcggcggcggtcGTCGAGCATCATCTCGCACGTGGAGCCGGAGACGTTCGAGGAGGAGAACgaccagcagctgctgcccaACATGAACGCGACGTGGGTGGAGCAGCGCGGCGCGTGGGGCATCCACGTGGTAATCATCGTGCTGCTCAAGGTGTTCTACAACCTGGTGCCTGGGCTGAGCAACGAGTGGTCGTGGACCATGACGAACATGACCTACGTGGTGGGGTCGTATATCATGTTCCACCTGATGAAGGGCACGCCGTTCGAGTTCAACGGCGGCGCGTACGACAACCTGACGATGTGGGAGCAGCTGGACAACGGGATGCTGTACACACCGACGCGCAAGTTTCTGATCAGCGTGCCGATCGCGCTATTTCTGCTGAGCACGCACTACACGCGGTACGACCTGCAGCTGTTCGTGCTGAACTTCGTGCTGACGACGATGGTGGCCGTGGTGCCGAAGCTGCCGCTGACGCACCGCGTGCGCATCTCGATCCCGGGGATCACAGGGCCGGCGCAGATCGGCTAG
- the ACB1 gene encoding long-chain fatty acid transporter ACB1 (Syntenic homolog of Saccharomyces cerevisiae YGR037C (ACB1); 1-intron), with the protein MVSQLFEEKAAAINKVTTAPTQDEMLQLYGLYKQATVGDNTKEKPGIFNMKDRYKWDAWEKLKGKSPAEAEQEYIALVDALLAKYA; encoded by the exons ATGGTTTCACAGCTATTCGAGGAGAAG GCCGCCGCCATCAACAAGGTCACGACTGCGCCCACGCAGGACGAAATGCTGCAGCTCTACGGGCTGTACAAGCAGGCCACCGTCGGCGACAACACCAAGGAGAAGCCCGGGATCTTCAACATGAAGGACCGCTACAAGTGGGACGCGTGGGAGAAGCTCAAGGGCAAGTCGCCGGCCGAGGCCGAGCAGGAGTACATCGCGCTCGTGGACGCGCTGCTAGCCAAATACGCCTAA
- the KAP95 gene encoding karyopherin beta (Syntenic homolog of Saccharomyces cerevisiae YLR347C (KAP95)): MSAQEIAQLLSNTILSPDAGVRLQSETQLRKLSNDNFLQYAGTLSQLLADESVILEARILAALTLKNELVSKDPVKGQQFAQRWLGLVDAESRHHIKQFALAALVDKQPRVANASAQLIAAIADIELPRDEWPDLMKILVENTTQHQPENVKRASLLVLGYICEGADLSNKALIAQSNNILIAIVQGAQISEPSKAVRLTALNSLADSLAFIKNNMEREGERNYLMQVVCEATQADDEEIQAAAFGCLCKIMAQFYFLMKPYMEQALYALTISTMQSQNEKVASMAVEFWSTICEEEIDIAYELSQFPESPLQSFNFALSSLQEVVPNLLVLLTKQNEDPEDDDWNLAMSAGACLQLFAQNCGNYIVEPVLQYVEQNITSENWRQREAAVMSFGSILDGPDKVQLVSLVHQALPPILNLINDPVLQVKETVAWCIGRIADLVVGAIDPQRHLSDVINACLLGLNDHPKVATNCAWTIINLVEQLADNPGSPIYNYYPVLVDSLMKTANRPDNEHGVRASAFSALTTLVEFSTDQVGESVTSISSYVLDKLGHTINIDEGQLSTDDRQSLEELQSNILTVLSASIRKNPQSVSAVSDMLMDLFLKLLSKKDSSYIEDDVFYVISSLATSMGKGFERYLETFSPYLVHALNQVQSQVSVTAVGLIADISNSLEDDFKKFAPAFMNVLGSMISSQDARMELKPAVLSVFGDIASNIGDDFIPYLNQVMALCVAAQNSGPESASLDALEYNVKVQEAVLDAYVGMVAGLHSQPDALFQYAGTIFQFLSSFAENPALSSEDTSARSAVGIIGDIASMFPDGRIKQLYAQTWVTEFIKKTRSNPNFSQATKDTARWAREQQKHQLTL; this comes from the coding sequence ATGTCGGCGCAGGAAATAGCACAGCTGTTGAGCAACACGATTCTCAGCCCAGATGCGGGCGTGCGGTTGCAGTCGGAGACGCAGTTGCGGAAGCTGTCGAACGACAACTTCCTGCAGTACGCGGGGACGCTCTCGCAGCTTCTGGCGGACGAGAGTGTGATCTTGGAGGCGCGGATTTTGGCGGCGTTGACGTTGAAGAACGAGTTGGTGTCGAAGGACCCGGTGAAGGGGCAGCAGTTTGCGCAGCGGTGGCTCGGGCTGGTGGACGCGGAGTCGCGGCACCACATCAAGCAGTTTGCGTTGGCCGCCCTGGTGGACAAGCAGCCGCGGGTGGCCAACGCGTCGGCGCAGCTGATTGCGGCGATCGCGGACATCGAGTTGCCGCGGGATGAGTGGCCGGACTTGATGAAGATCCTCGTCGAGAACACCACGCAGCACCAGCCCGAGAACGTGAAGCGCGCGTCGCTCTTGGTGCTCGGGTACATCTGCGAGGGCGCGGACCTGTCGAACAAGGCGTTGATCGCGCAGTCGAACAACATTCTGATAGCCATTGTGCAGGGGGCGCAGATCTCCGAGCCCTCCAAGGCGGTGCGCTTGACCGCGTTGAACTCGCTTGCCGACTCGTTGGCGTTCATCAAGAACAACATGGAGCGCGAGGGCGAGCGCAACTATTTGATGCAGGTGGTGTGCGAGGCGACGCAGgcggacgacgaggagatACAGGCGGCCGCCTTCGGGTGTCTCTGCAAGATCATGGCGCAGTTCTACTTCTTGATGAAGCCGTACATGGAGCAGGCGTTGTATGCCCTAACGATCTCCACCATGCAGTCGCAGAACGAGAAGGTAGCGTCGATGGCCGTCGAGTTCTGGTCGACGATCTGCGAGGAGGAGATCGATATTGCGTACGAGTTGTCCCAGTTTCCCGAGTCGCCCTTGCAGTCGTTCAACTTTGCGCTATCTTCGTTGCAGGAGGTGGTGCCAAACTTGTTGGTGCTATTGACGAAGCAGAACGAGGACCCGGAGGATGACGACTGGAATCTGGCGATGTCTGCCGGCGCATGTTTACAGCTTTTTGCGCAGAACTGCGGCAACTACATTGTGGAGCCTGTCTTGCAGTATGTTGAGCAGAACATAACGAGCGAGAACTGGAGACAGCGTGAAGCGGCTGTGATGTCGTTCGGTTCCATCCTAGATGGTCCAGATAAAGTTCAATTGGTCAGCTTGGTCCACCAGGCCCTACCTCCGATACTTAACTTGATAAACGATCCTGTCTTACAGGTCAAGGAGACGGTTGCATGGTGCATAGGCCGTATTGCCGATCTTGTGGTCGGCGCTATCGATCCACAGCGGCACTTGTCGGACGTTATTAACGCCTGCTTGCTGGGTTTGAACGACCATCCGAAAGTTGCAACGAATTGTGCGTGGACTATCATCAACTTGGTAGAACAGCTCGCTGATAACCCCGGTTCTCCAATATACAATTACTACCCTGTCCTAGTTGACTCCTTAATGAAAACTGCGAATAGGCCCGATAATGAGCATGGTGTTCGTGCCTCTGCATTCTCTGCTTTGACTACCTTAGTTGAGTTCTCTACTGACCAAGTGGGTGAATCCGTTACATCCATTTCAAGTTACGTTTTGGATAAGCTAGGCCATACCATAAACATAGATGAGGGCCAGCTAAGCACGGATGATAGGCAAAGTTTAGAGGAACTTCAGTCGAACATATTGACGGTTTTATCGGCTTCTATTAGAAAGAATCCGCAGTCAGTCTCCGCTGTGTCTGACATGCTAATGGACCTGTTTTTGAAGCTATTGAGTAAGAAGGACTCTTCATATATCGAAGACGACGTTTTTTACGTCATATCCTCTCTCGCAACGTCTATGGGTAAGGGTTTCGAAAGATACTTAGAGACATTCTCGCCATACTTAGTGCACGCTCTGAACCAGGTCCAGTCGCAGGTCTCTGTCACCGCTGTGGGTTTGATTGCGGATATTTCGAACTCCTTAGAAGACGACTTCAAGAAGTTTGCCCCTGCATTTATGAACGTCTTAGGTTCTATGATCTCTTCTCAAGATGCTCGCATGGAGTTGAAGCCTGCAGTACTTTCTGTTTTTGGAGACATTGCTTCTAACATCGGCGATGACTTTATCCCATACCTCAACCAGGTCATGGCGTTATGCGTTGCAGCCCAAAACTCCGGCCCAGAGAGCGCGTCCTTGGATGCACTCGAGTACAACGTTAAGGTCCAGGAAGCAGTGCTGGACGCCTATGTCGGCATGGTTGCTGGCCTACACTCGCAGCCGGACGCCCTCTTCCAGTATGCGGGCACAATCTTCCAGTTTTTGAGTTCCTTCGCCGAAAATCCAGCCTTAAGCAGTGAGGACACTTCTGCTAGATCCGCTGTCGGCATCATCGGAGACATCGCCTCCATGTTCCCCGATGGTAGGATAAAGCAATTGTACGCCCAGACTTGGGTCACAGAGTTTATCAAGAAAACAAGAAGTAACCCCAACTTTAGTCAGGCAACTAAGGATACTGCTAGATGGGCTAGAGAACAACAAAAGCATCAACTAACCCTATAG
- the CAX4 gene encoding dolichyldiphosphatase (Syntenic homolog of Saccharomyces cerevisiae YGR036C (CAX4)), protein MIGTQMFPMDNLIPFDDTYVLYDPNDIVSFISCYFSLLPIAILVFYFSWFVTNREMEAVFIAIGHLMNEILNNVVKNVIREPRPNNFGTFQKETLRSGFGMPSAHSQFMGFFALYHCMRIWLQWTGLRRVHKVLGSVAVVIATTCVAGSRVYLGYHDVPQVLVGVSIGAFLGSLYFLLVGLIRHSGLSDWVLTWRLAKWFLVKDSCYHAPISLREEYEAYWRRRSRIEGPGKTE, encoded by the coding sequence ATGATAGGCACTCAGATGTTCCCCATGGACAATTTAATTCCGTTTGATGATACTTACGTGCTCTATGACCCAAACGACATCGTATCGTTCATCTCGTGCTACTTCTCGCTTCTTCCGATTGCCATACTAGTGTTTTACTTCTCTTGGTTTGTGACCAATCGTGAGATGGAAGCGGTGTTCATCGCCATCGGACACCTCATGAATGAAATACTGAACAACGTAGTCAAGAACGTGATTAGGGAACCCCGGCCAAACAACTTTGGGACCTTCCAGAAGGAGACACTTCGGTCTGGCTTTGGGATGCCCAGCGCACACTCCCAGTTCATGGGCTTTTTTGCGCTATATCACTGTATGCGGATTTGGCTACAATGGACAGGATTGCGGCGCGTCCACAAAGTTTTGGGCTCGGTAGCTGTGGTGATCGCCACGACCTGCGTGGCTGGATCCCGTGTGTACTTGGGCTACCACGATGTGCCACAGGTGCTTGTGGGGGTGTCGATAGGTGCATTCCTCGGGTCGCTCTACTTCCTCCTAGTGGGATTGATCCGGCACAGCGGCCTCTCTGATTGGGTCTTAACTTGGCGGCTAGCCAAGTGGTTTTTGGTCAAGGACTCATGTTACCATGCACCAATTAGCTTGCGCGAAGAATACGAAGCGTACTGGCGCCGTCGTAGTAGAATAGAAGGTCCTGGGAAAACCGAGTAA